Proteins from a genomic interval of Streptomyces fodineus:
- a CDS encoding DEAD/DEAH box helicase: protein MSGGGTAAVAGRTGGSAQGGNPVPARLASVYLPAPLPREGRIAFWDPDGGPLPAEAHGDTDELTVVRRHGATVRRRQVPALTLPLTEALPLLVRARRDPAAHPATACWGAAALHALRLIARGRLLPGLTPAGQDAWRTGPLEPDDIAHLCAVAAALPPEGHAVPLPDPGPLRLPQPEALIRSFLDAVADTLPRTPAAPYTSGRPFAAREPVALPQAHAWAAEVAAGMDAGVRISLRLHLSAYDVFDAGAADGARAAGAAIVQVHSLADPTLVADAAALWAGEADTAFGPRARVDAALAVRRAARVWPPLDRLAEQDVPDVLALSEEELGELLGVAATRLAAAGVAVHWPRDLARDLTAAAVVRPAPGSATDGTGFFESEELLQFRWQLALGGDPLSEGEMDALAEAHRPVVRLRDRWVLVDPALVRKARKRELGLLDPVDALSVALTGTADVDGERVEAVPVGALAALRDRLTAGLRPAEPPAGLAATLRDYQLRGLAWLDLMTSLGLGGCLADDMGLGKTVTLIALHLKRARPEPTLVVCPASLLGNWQREITRFAPGVPVRRFHGPDRTLDSPDSGFVLTTYGTMRSAAPQLADHPWGMVVADEAQHVKNPYSATAKALRTIPSPARVALTGTPVENNLSELWALLDWTTPGLLGPLKTFRARHARAVENGEDEEAVGRLARLVRPFLLRRKKSDPGIVPELPPKTETDHPVPLTREQAALYEAVVRESMLAIETAEGIARRGLVLKLLGALKQICDHPALYLKEETRPDRLARRSGKLALLDELLDTLLAEDGSALVFTQYVGMARLITAHLSARAIPVDLLHGGTPVPERERMVDRFQDGETPVLVLSLKAAGTGLNLTRAGHVVHFDRWWNPAVEEQATDRAYRIGQTQPVQVHRLVTEGTVEDRIAEMLTAKRALADAILGSGEAALTELTDRELSDLVSLRRTP, encoded by the coding sequence ATGAGCGGCGGCGGCACGGCAGCGGTGGCCGGGCGCACGGGAGGCTCCGCGCAGGGCGGGAACCCGGTCCCGGCGCGCCTCGCGTCCGTCTACCTGCCCGCGCCCCTCCCACGCGAGGGCCGCATCGCCTTCTGGGACCCCGACGGCGGCCCCCTGCCCGCCGAAGCCCACGGCGACACCGACGAGCTGACGGTCGTACGACGCCACGGGGCCACCGTCCGCCGCCGGCAGGTGCCCGCGCTGACCCTGCCGCTCACCGAGGCCCTGCCGCTGCTGGTCCGGGCCCGCCGCGACCCGGCCGCCCATCCGGCCACGGCCTGCTGGGGCGCCGCCGCACTGCACGCGCTGCGGCTGATCGCCCGCGGCCGGCTGCTGCCGGGCCTGACCCCGGCCGGCCAGGACGCCTGGCGGACCGGCCCGCTGGAGCCCGACGACATCGCCCACCTGTGCGCGGTCGCCGCGGCTCTGCCCCCGGAGGGACACGCGGTGCCGCTCCCGGACCCCGGCCCGCTCCGGCTGCCCCAGCCGGAGGCCCTGATCCGCTCCTTCCTGGACGCGGTCGCCGACACCCTGCCCCGCACCCCCGCCGCCCCGTACACCTCCGGACGGCCCTTCGCCGCCCGCGAGCCCGTGGCCCTGCCGCAGGCCCATGCGTGGGCGGCCGAGGTCGCCGCCGGCATGGACGCCGGGGTGCGGATCTCGCTCCGCCTGCACCTGTCCGCGTACGACGTCTTCGACGCGGGTGCGGCCGACGGCGCCCGCGCCGCCGGGGCGGCCATCGTGCAGGTGCACAGCCTCGCCGACCCGACCCTGGTGGCCGATGCGGCAGCCCTGTGGGCGGGGGAGGCCGACACGGCGTTCGGGCCCCGCGCGCGGGTGGACGCCGCCCTCGCGGTACGGCGTGCGGCCCGCGTGTGGCCCCCGCTGGACCGGCTGGCCGAGCAGGATGTGCCGGACGTCCTCGCCCTGTCCGAGGAGGAACTGGGCGAACTGCTCGGCGTGGCCGCCACCCGGCTGGCCGCCGCCGGGGTCGCCGTGCACTGGCCCCGCGACCTCGCCCGGGATCTCACCGCCGCCGCCGTGGTCCGCCCGGCACCCGGCTCGGCGACCGACGGCACCGGCTTCTTCGAGAGCGAGGAACTGCTCCAGTTCCGCTGGCAGCTGGCACTCGGCGGGGATCCTCTCAGCGAGGGCGAGATGGACGCCCTCGCCGAGGCCCACCGTCCGGTCGTACGGCTCCGGGACCGCTGGGTGCTGGTCGACCCGGCCCTCGTCCGCAAGGCACGCAAGCGCGAACTGGGCCTGCTCGACCCGGTCGACGCGCTGTCCGTCGCGCTCACCGGCACCGCCGACGTCGACGGCGAGAGGGTCGAGGCCGTCCCGGTCGGCGCACTGGCCGCCCTCCGTGACCGGCTCACCGCGGGCCTGCGCCCGGCCGAACCGCCCGCCGGGCTGGCGGCCACCCTGCGCGACTACCAACTGCGCGGCCTGGCCTGGCTGGACCTCATGACCTCACTCGGACTCGGCGGCTGCCTCGCCGACGACATGGGCCTGGGCAAGACCGTCACCCTCATCGCCCTGCATCTGAAGCGCGCCCGCCCCGAGCCGACCCTCGTGGTATGCCCGGCCTCCCTGCTCGGCAACTGGCAGCGGGAGATCACCCGGTTCGCGCCCGGCGTCCCCGTCCGCCGCTTCCACGGCCCGGACCGCACCCTCGACAGCCCGGACAGCGGTTTCGTCCTCACCACGTACGGCACGATGCGGTCGGCGGCCCCACAGCTCGCCGACCACCCCTGGGGCATGGTCGTCGCCGACGAGGCCCAGCACGTGAAGAACCCGTACTCCGCCACGGCCAAGGCGCTGCGTACGATCCCGTCACCCGCGCGCGTGGCACTGACCGGCACCCCGGTGGAGAACAACCTCTCCGAACTGTGGGCCCTGCTCGACTGGACCACCCCCGGACTCCTCGGCCCCCTGAAGACCTTCCGAGCCCGGCACGCCCGCGCGGTGGAGAACGGCGAGGACGAGGAAGCGGTGGGGCGCCTGGCCCGCCTGGTCCGCCCCTTCCTCCTGCGGCGCAAGAAGTCCGACCCCGGCATCGTCCCCGAACTGCCGCCCAAGACCGAGACCGACCACCCGGTGCCGCTCACCCGCGAACAGGCCGCGCTGTACGAGGCGGTGGTGCGCGAGTCGATGCTGGCCATCGAGACCGCCGAGGGCATCGCCCGCCGGGGCCTGGTGCTGAAACTGCTGGGCGCCCTGAAGCAGATCTGCGACCACCCGGCGCTGTACCTGAAGGAGGAGACGCGCCCGGACCGACTCGCCCGCCGCTCCGGCAAACTCGCCCTGCTGGACGAGCTGTTGGACACCCTGCTCGCCGAGGACGGCTCGGCGCTCGTCTTCACCCAGTACGTCGGCATGGCCCGCCTGATCACCGCGCACCTCTCCGCCCGCGCGATCCCGGTCGACCTGCTGCACGGAGGCACGCCCGTCCCGGAGCGCGAGCGCATGGTCGACCGCTTCCAGGACGGCGAGACCCCGGTCCTCGTCCTGTCCCTGAAGGCCGCCGGCACCGGCCTGAACCTCACCCGGGCGGGCCATGTCGTCCACTTCGACCGCTGGTGGAACCCGGCGGTCGAGGAACAGGCCACCGACCGGGCGTACCGCATCGGCCAGACCCAGCCCGTCCAGGTCCACCGCCTGGTCACCGAGGGCACGGTCGAGGACCGCATCGCCGAGATGCTCACCGCCAAGCGGGCCCTGGCCGACGCCATCCTCGGCTCCGGCGAGGCGGCGCTCACCGAACTGACCGACCGCGAGCTGTCCGACCTCGTCTCCCTCCGGAGGACCCCATGA
- a CDS encoding NAD-dependent epimerase/dehydratase family protein, which yields MTSGTASPLRGAKILITGGTGQVARPVAEALAEHNDVWCLGRFGDPAVERALGRHGITTWRWDMADASPHALKGLPEDFTHVLHAAVRRGEDGDFNATAEINAVSTGRLMNHCRTAEAFLYVSTGALYKRQTLDHRYTEDDPVDGAADWLPAYPMGKLATEGAVRALARLLDLPTTIARLNIAYGPGSYGGVPMLYFRQMLSGAPIAVPLEGQNWCSLLYTDDLVDQVPHLWRAASVPATLVNWGGDESVGVTDCVRHIEALTGVRARLVPSEVTRETYQFDPALRRRLTGPCRVGWRDGIERTLRALHSEHLSV from the coding sequence ATGACCTCCGGCACCGCCTCCCCCCTGCGCGGCGCGAAGATCCTGATCACGGGCGGCACCGGGCAGGTCGCCCGGCCGGTCGCCGAGGCCCTGGCCGAGCACAACGACGTGTGGTGCCTGGGCCGGTTCGGCGACCCGGCCGTGGAGCGCGCCCTCGGCCGGCACGGCATCACCACCTGGCGATGGGACATGGCCGACGCGTCGCCGCACGCCCTCAAGGGGCTCCCGGAGGACTTCACGCACGTGCTGCACGCGGCGGTGCGCCGCGGCGAGGACGGCGACTTCAACGCCACCGCCGAGATCAACGCGGTCTCCACCGGACGCCTGATGAACCACTGCCGCACCGCCGAGGCGTTCCTGTACGTCTCCACGGGCGCGCTGTACAAGCGGCAGACCCTGGACCACCGGTACACCGAGGACGACCCGGTCGACGGCGCCGCGGACTGGCTGCCCGCCTACCCGATGGGCAAGCTCGCCACCGAGGGCGCGGTGCGCGCCCTCGCCCGGCTGCTGGACCTGCCCACCACCATCGCCCGGCTCAATATCGCCTACGGGCCCGGCAGTTACGGCGGCGTACCGATGCTCTACTTCCGGCAGATGCTCTCCGGCGCCCCCATCGCCGTACCGCTGGAGGGCCAGAACTGGTGCTCGCTGCTGTACACCGACGATCTGGTCGACCAGGTGCCGCATCTGTGGCGGGCCGCGTCGGTCCCGGCGACGCTGGTGAACTGGGGCGGTGACGAGTCGGTCGGCGTCACGGACTGCGTCCGGCACATCGAGGCCCTCACGGGGGTGCGGGCCCGGCTGGTGCCGAGCGAGGTCACCCGGGAGACCTATCAGTTCGACCCGGCCCTCAGGCGCCGGCTGACCGGTCCCTGCCGGGTCGGCTGGCGGGACGGCATCGAGCGCACACTGCGCGCTCTGCACTCCGAGCACCTCAGCGTCTGA
- a CDS encoding non-ribosomal peptide synthetase produces the protein MNPPSPAPRSLVDLLLTAAHRHPASGVTHCLGPAGAPCRDQSYPGLLAESARLLTALRARGLEPGDRVVLVLERPQEFLPAFWAAVLGGFVPCPMAPLRGDRERWSAQLEHVNTLLGGPLVITGEALAAELPPVTGLSVAALEELRADAHTAADDFHRAAPEDTAVLVLTSGSTGHAKAVVLSHANLLASMAAKNGHHRLTARDTTLNWVSFDHVAALLECHLLPLSTGSRQLHVEASVVLGEPLEFLRLISRHGVTMTFTPNFLLGLINAAGERLSASGERLDLSRLRHIISGGEAVVVATGEAFLDRLARHGLARDALWPAFGMTETCAGSVYSRKAFPDVDRGAEFAGLGTPVEGLRIRIADPEDRPLPAGRVGELQLRGPMITSGYYNNAAATREAFTADGWFRSGDLGRLDEGRLTLVGRSKDSIIVNGVNYFSHDIESVLEPLDGVARSYVAAFPVRPAGSDTEQLVIAFAPESGAAPGVPGTGTAPGTGGTGAGAEAALHRVLMAIRSTVVMHWGFRPALVLPLSPHQFPKTSLGKIQRSLMRRRLEEGAYDAERRAVRELTERMLGGHTAPEGGTERVLAEIYAELFGTDPAAISATANFFDLGGTSLDILRLRARVTERLGVSGLEVITVLRAPTVRALAARLDAGTASGTGGYDPVVPMQTGGDKTPLFCVHPGVGEVLVFVNLAKYFTGDRPFYALRARGFDEGEKPFVTFEQMVDAYADAIQRRQPHGPYAVAGYSFGGAVAFEIAKVLRERGERVDFTGSFNLPPHIKYRMAELDFAETATNLAFFLALIDKKQSLRLPARLRPLPREEQVARLVALAPPGRLAELDLTADRFAAWAELANSLTDLGRTYEPSGSVPSMSVFHAIPLRGTRQEWLDNELRRWDAFTTGPNRYLEVPGEHYTMLAPQHVAAFQAILRRELDLRLAEADEIAIRRGGSR, from the coding sequence GTGAACCCCCCTAGCCCCGCCCCCCGTTCCCTCGTCGACCTGCTGCTGACCGCCGCCCACCGGCACCCCGCCTCGGGTGTCACCCACTGCCTCGGCCCGGCAGGCGCACCTTGCCGGGACCAGTCGTACCCCGGCCTGCTGGCCGAGTCCGCCCGTCTGCTGACCGCGCTGCGCGCCCGCGGTCTCGAGCCGGGCGACCGGGTCGTGCTCGTCCTGGAGCGGCCCCAGGAGTTCCTGCCGGCGTTCTGGGCCGCGGTGCTCGGCGGCTTCGTGCCCTGCCCCATGGCACCGCTGCGCGGCGACCGGGAGCGCTGGAGCGCCCAGCTGGAGCATGTGAACACCCTGCTCGGCGGGCCGCTCGTGATCACCGGAGAGGCCCTTGCCGCCGAACTGCCCCCGGTCACCGGGCTGTCCGTGGCCGCCCTGGAGGAACTGCGGGCCGACGCGCACACCGCCGCGGACGACTTCCACCGCGCGGCGCCCGAGGACACCGCCGTGCTCGTCCTGACCTCCGGCTCGACGGGCCACGCCAAGGCGGTGGTGCTCAGCCACGCCAACCTGCTGGCCTCCATGGCCGCCAAGAACGGCCACCACCGGCTCACCGCCCGGGACACCACCCTCAACTGGGTCTCCTTCGACCATGTCGCGGCCCTGCTCGAGTGCCACCTGCTGCCGCTGTCCACGGGCAGCCGTCAACTGCACGTGGAGGCGTCGGTCGTCCTCGGCGAGCCGCTGGAGTTCCTGCGGCTGATCTCCCGGCACGGCGTGACGATGACCTTCACCCCGAACTTCCTGCTCGGCCTGATCAACGCGGCCGGTGAACGGCTGTCCGCGAGCGGCGAGCGGCTGGACCTGTCCCGGCTGCGGCACATCATCAGCGGCGGCGAGGCCGTGGTCGTCGCCACCGGCGAGGCGTTCCTCGACCGTCTCGCCCGCCACGGGCTGGCGCGGGACGCGCTGTGGCCCGCCTTCGGCATGACGGAGACCTGCGCGGGCAGCGTCTACTCCCGCAAGGCGTTCCCGGACGTCGACCGGGGCGCGGAGTTCGCCGGTCTCGGCACCCCGGTCGAGGGCCTGCGGATCCGCATCGCCGACCCGGAGGACCGGCCGCTGCCCGCGGGCCGGGTGGGCGAACTCCAGCTGCGGGGACCGATGATCACCTCGGGGTACTACAACAACGCGGCGGCCACCCGGGAGGCGTTCACCGCCGACGGCTGGTTCCGCAGCGGCGACCTGGGCCGGCTCGACGAGGGCCGGCTGACCCTGGTCGGGCGCAGCAAGGACAGCATCATCGTCAATGGCGTCAACTACTTCAGCCACGACATCGAGTCCGTGCTCGAACCGCTCGACGGCGTCGCCCGCTCCTACGTCGCCGCCTTCCCCGTCCGCCCGGCCGGCAGCGACACCGAGCAGCTGGTGATCGCCTTCGCCCCCGAGAGCGGTGCGGCACCCGGAGTCCCCGGGACCGGTACGGCACCTGGCACCGGCGGGACCGGCGCGGGGGCCGAGGCCGCCCTGCACCGGGTGCTCATGGCCATCCGCAGCACCGTCGTCATGCACTGGGGATTCCGGCCCGCGCTGGTCCTGCCGCTGTCCCCGCACCAGTTCCCCAAGACCAGCCTGGGCAAGATCCAGCGTTCGCTGATGCGACGGCGGCTGGAGGAGGGCGCGTACGACGCCGAACGGCGGGCCGTGCGCGAGCTGACGGAGCGCATGCTGGGCGGACACACCGCCCCCGAGGGCGGCACCGAGCGGGTGCTCGCCGAGATCTACGCCGAGCTGTTCGGCACCGACCCGGCCGCGATCAGCGCCACCGCCAACTTCTTCGACCTGGGCGGCACCTCGCTGGACATCCTGCGGCTGCGCGCCCGGGTCACCGAGCGGCTCGGGGTGAGCGGCCTTGAGGTCATCACGGTCCTGCGGGCGCCGACGGTCCGTGCCCTGGCCGCCCGGCTCGACGCGGGCACCGCCTCCGGCACCGGCGGGTACGACCCGGTGGTGCCGATGCAGACCGGCGGCGACAAGACGCCCCTGTTCTGCGTGCACCCGGGAGTGGGCGAGGTGCTGGTCTTCGTCAACCTCGCCAAGTACTTCACGGGCGACCGGCCGTTCTACGCGCTGCGGGCCCGCGGCTTCGACGAGGGCGAGAAGCCCTTCGTGACGTTCGAGCAGATGGTGGACGCCTACGCCGACGCCATCCAGCGGCGCCAGCCGCACGGCCCGTACGCGGTCGCCGGGTACTCCTTCGGCGGCGCGGTCGCCTTCGAGATCGCCAAGGTGCTGCGCGAGCGCGGCGAGCGGGTCGACTTCACCGGCAGCTTCAACCTGCCCCCGCACATCAAGTACCGCATGGCGGAACTGGACTTCGCCGAGACGGCGACGAACCTGGCCTTCTTCCTGGCACTGATCGACAAGAAGCAAAGCCTTCGGCTTCCGGCCCGGCTGCGCCCGCTGCCCCGCGAGGAACAGGTCGCCCGGCTCGTCGCGCTGGCCCCGCCCGGCCGGCTCGCCGAACTCGACCTGACCGCCGACCGGTTCGCCGCCTGGGCCGAGCTCGCCAACTCCCTCACCGACCTCGGCCGCACCTACGAGCCCAGCGGTTCGGTGCCCTCGATGAGCGTCTTCCACGCGATCCCGCTGCGCGGCACCCGCCAGGAGTGGCTCGACAACGAACTGCGCCGCTGGGACGCGTTCACCACCGGACCCAACCGCTATCTCGAGGTGCCCGGCGAGCACTACACCATGCTGGCCCCGCAGCACGTGGCCGCGTTCCAGGCGATCCTGCGCCGGGAGCTGGACCTGCGCCTCGCCGAGGCCGACGAGATCGCGATCCGGCGGGGAGGAAGCAGATGA
- a CDS encoding sugar kinase — translation MTASLPRQAAPPDEPRRPAEDSRHKARRRALTLLIIGLLIGVPAGYLVISANQSRNSGKDKEAKYSATGLTEGLPSQVQRRLYQVAVPHPADAVASYETNNWKTSRLYVQFRTNAAGLDSFLQTTGTRRDELKKGDITISARDQKVSGWNFTGPGPWWGLTHRQKNPAPTQDVIVNMSDPNNPMVYVVSRTVP, via the coding sequence ATGACCGCCTCCCTGCCCCGCCAGGCCGCCCCGCCGGACGAGCCGCGCCGGCCCGCCGAGGACTCCCGGCACAAGGCCAGGCGCCGGGCGCTCACCCTGCTGATCATCGGCCTGCTCATCGGCGTCCCGGCCGGCTACCTGGTGATCTCCGCCAACCAGAGCCGCAACAGCGGCAAGGACAAGGAGGCGAAGTACTCGGCGACCGGCCTCACCGAGGGCCTGCCCTCGCAGGTGCAGCGACGCCTGTACCAGGTGGCCGTCCCGCACCCCGCCGACGCCGTCGCCTCCTACGAGACGAACAACTGGAAGACCAGCCGCCTCTACGTGCAGTTCCGCACCAACGCGGCCGGCCTGGACAGCTTCCTGCAGACCACCGGCACCCGCCGCGACGAGCTGAAGAAGGGCGACATCACCATCAGCGCCCGCGACCAGAAGGTCAGCGGCTGGAACTTCACCGGCCCCGGCCCCTGGTGGGGACTCACGCACAGGCAGAAGAACCCGGCGCCCACCCAGGACGTGATCGTGAACATGTCCGACCCGAACAACCCGATGGTCTACGTCGTCTCCCGCACGGTCCCGTAA
- a CDS encoding ROK family glucokinase, protein MSTYRDLTAPIGSRRAPVLRTVGTRERRSHLTAPRVPTVGIDIGGTKVMAGVVDADGNILEKLRAETPDKSKSPKVVEDTIVELVLDLSDRHDVHAVGIGAAGWVDADRNRVLFAPHLSWRNEPLRDRLSGRLSVPVLVDNDANTAAWAEWRFGAGRGEDHLVMITLGTGIGGAILEDGQVKRGKYGVAGEFGHMQVVPGGHRCPCGNRGCWEQYSSGNALVREAKELAAADSPVAYGIIEHVKGNVDDITGPMITELAREGDAMCVELLQDIGQWLGVGIANLAAALDPSCFVIGGGVSAADDLLIGPARDAFKRHLTGRGYRPEARITRAQLGPEAGMVGAADLARLVARRFRRAKRRRVERYERYERYAQTRHDRDTA, encoded by the coding sequence ATGAGCACCTACCGCGACCTCACCGCCCCCATCGGCTCCCGCCGAGCCCCGGTCCTGCGAACCGTCGGCACGCGCGAGCGCCGGTCCCACCTGACCGCACCCCGCGTGCCCACGGTGGGCATCGACATCGGCGGCACCAAGGTCATGGCGGGCGTCGTGGACGCCGACGGCAACATCCTGGAGAAGCTCCGCGCGGAGACCCCGGACAAGTCCAAGAGCCCCAAGGTCGTCGAGGACACCATCGTCGAACTGGTCCTGGACCTGTCCGACCGGCACGACGTGCACGCGGTCGGCATCGGCGCCGCCGGCTGGGTCGACGCCGACCGCAACCGCGTCCTGTTCGCACCCCACCTGTCCTGGCGCAACGAACCGCTGCGCGACCGTCTGAGCGGCCGCCTGTCCGTGCCGGTCCTCGTGGACAACGACGCCAACACCGCCGCCTGGGCGGAGTGGCGCTTCGGCGCCGGCCGGGGCGAGGACCACCTCGTCATGATCACCCTCGGCACCGGCATCGGCGGCGCCATCCTGGAGGACGGCCAGGTCAAGCGGGGCAAGTACGGCGTCGCCGGTGAATTCGGTCATATGCAGGTCGTGCCCGGCGGGCACCGCTGCCCGTGCGGCAACCGCGGCTGCTGGGAGCAGTACAGCTCAGGCAACGCGCTCGTCCGCGAGGCCAAGGAGCTGGCCGCCGCCGACTCCCCGGTGGCGTACGGGATCATCGAGCACGTCAAGGGCAACGTCGACGACATCACCGGCCCGATGATCACCGAGCTGGCCCGTGAGGGCGACGCCATGTGCGTCGAGCTGCTCCAGGACATCGGCCAGTGGCTCGGCGTCGGCATCGCCAACCTCGCCGCCGCCCTCGACCCGTCCTGCTTCGTCATCGGCGGCGGGGTCTCGGCCGCCGACGACCTGCTCATCGGCCCGGCCCGGGACGCCTTCAAACGCCATCTCACCGGCCGCGGCTACCGCCCCGAGGCCCGCATCACCCGCGCCCAGCTCGGCCCCGAGGCCGGCATGGTGGGCGCAGCCGACCTGGCCCGGCTGGTCGCCCGCCGGTTCCGCCGGGCCAAGCGCCGCCGGGTGGAACGGTACGAGCGCTACGAGCGGTACGCCCAGACCCGCCACGACCGGGACACCGCATGA
- a CDS encoding nuclear transport factor 2 family protein, translating to MATTTESATATATAATAPAATEPAAADRNLRLIRRAYRAFHARDVGALLQTLDPQVEWVHPDGMAGYGLGGTKRGHAGVREFLARVPTVLGGMRLEPREFVAAGDRVAVFGVREVTSVRGTSATLSFVHSWVLRDGLAVRMEDIFDTVEFHRLIES from the coding sequence ATGGCGACAACAACGGAATCGGCGACGGCGACGGCGACGGCGGCAACGGCACCCGCAGCGACCGAACCGGCGGCGGCCGACCGTAATCTGCGGCTGATCCGGCGCGCCTACCGGGCCTTCCACGCCCGTGACGTGGGCGCGCTGCTGCAGACCCTGGACCCCCAGGTCGAGTGGGTGCATCCCGACGGGATGGCCGGGTACGGGCTCGGCGGCACGAAGCGGGGGCATGCGGGCGTACGGGAGTTCCTGGCCCGCGTCCCCACCGTGCTCGGCGGGATGCGCCTGGAGCCGCGGGAGTTCGTGGCCGCCGGTGACCGGGTGGCGGTGTTCGGCGTGCGCGAGGTGACCTCGGTGCGCGGCACCTCCGCGACCCTGTCGTTCGTCCACTCCTGGGTGCTGCGGGACGGACTGGCGGTCCGTATGGAGGACATCTTCGACACGGTCGAGTTCCATCGCCTGATCGAGAGCTGA
- a CDS encoding transglycosylase SLT domain-containing protein: protein MTTRTRIARLRTLALTGITTTGAAAVALTLMPANAQAAEATQVSASSVVTASSNHSTASRGKAGSANSLDGWIKQSLAIMKAKGIPGSYEGLKRNILRESGGNPNAQNNWDVNAKQGTPSKGLLQVIDPTFNAYHVSGTANRVTDPVANITAAANYAAHRYGSIDNVHSAY from the coding sequence ATGACCACCCGCACCCGCATCGCTCGCCTGCGTACCCTCGCCCTCACCGGCATCACCACCACCGGCGCCGCGGCCGTCGCCCTGACTCTGATGCCCGCGAACGCACAGGCCGCCGAAGCAACGCAGGTGTCGGCCTCCTCGGTGGTCACGGCCTCCTCGAACCACAGCACCGCCTCCCGGGGCAAGGCCGGCTCCGCCAACAGCCTCGACGGCTGGATCAAGCAGTCCCTGGCCATCATGAAGGCCAAGGGCATCCCCGGCAGCTACGAAGGCCTCAAGCGCAACATCCTGCGCGAGTCCGGCGGCAACCCCAACGCCCAGAACAACTGGGACGTCAACGCCAAGCAGGGCACCCCCTCCAAGGGCCTGCTCCAGGTCATCGACCCCACCTTCAACGCCTACCACGTCTCCGGCACCGCCAACCGCGTCACCGACCCGGTGGCCAACATCACCGCGGCCGCCAACTACGCCGCCCACCGCTACGGCTCCATCGACAACGTCCACTCCGCCTACTGA